In Candidatus Hydrogenedens sp., the genomic window GCAGCCTGTCTCTTTGGCAAATATAGCGAATTGCCGAAAGTTATGTAGTACATTTTCCCATTGTAAATCATCAAACCAATTTAAATGATGGTCAAATGAAATTTTGAGAAAGGTTTCAGAACCTATTTTTTTACAAATGTTATTGGCTTCAACGGCTTTCTTAAAATTATCATCATCTTTTCCAATAGTCCACGGTTTTTTGTCATTTGCCCAAATGTTATCACTCCATTCACGGGCTATATAATCAAGGAAGAAAGCATTGACACCATTTTTTTTCCATAATTCTGCATCTTTTATAATCTGTTCTGGAGAAGCAGAAAAAAGAATTGTTTTAGGTGGTGCAGAATGGATTAAATCATTATCAGGTATAGAAAGTGAAAAAATCGGGATAGTTAGTAGTAACAAAAAATAGCCCATACACTATTCCTTACGTTTTCATATATTTTACTATTTTTCACAATGGAAAAAAAATAAAATGCAGATATATTTTTTACAGATATATTTAAGCAAAATATAAACCCAAAGCAAAATAGTATATAAGTATATAAATAGGATATGTAGAATATAGTATATTATCCTTTTGAATATATAGAACTTTTATAGTTATAATTAAGGCTTATACAAATATGTATTTTTTAGTTTAATTAAATGATTTATTATTTAAAATTAAAGTATTAGAATTACAGTAATGAAAGAAAAAACAGATAGAGCCGTTGAAGAATTAAAACTTCTTCTTGAGATAAGTGAAATATTAGACCGTAGTTATGACCTTCGGGAGGAACTATATCCTGTTTTACGGGCTATATCAAATCATACGGGGATGTTAAGAGGCACAATAACTTTACTTGATAAAGATAGAGGAGAACTAAGAATAGAGGCTGCTTATGGGCTTTCAGGCGAAGAATTAGAAAGAGGAGTATATAAAGTAGGTGAAGGAATTATTGGTAAAGTTGCCCAAATGGGAAGACCTATGGTTATTTCTAAAATATCTGCAGAACCCATGTTTTTAAATAAAACTGGCTCAAGAAAAAATTTACAAAAAGAAGAGATTTCATACATTTGTGTACCTATAAAAATTGAAAATTTAGTTTTAGGGACACTTAGTGCCGATAGAATTTATTCCGATGATGTTTCCTTAGATGAGGATTTGCGTGTTCTTACGATTATTGCATCCATGATTGCTCGTGCCGTTCGGTTGCGATTAAAAAATGAACAAGAGAGGGAGGCACTACTTCTGGAGAATGCGAGACTTCAAGAAGAATTAAAAAAAAGATTTCGCCCCTCTAATATGATTGGTAGTTCCGGGGCTATGCAAAAAGTTTACGATTTAATACAGCAGGTATCCATGACAGAAGCGACAGTGCTAATTCGTGGAGAGAGTGGCACAGGTAAAGAGTTGGTGGCTTATGCAATACATTTTAACAGCCATCGTGCTTCGGGACCGTTCATTAAAGTAAATTGTTCTGCTTTGCCGGAGACTGTTGTAGAAAGTGAATTATTTGGACATGAGAAAGGAGCATTTACAGGAGCATATCAGCAAAGAAAAGGGAGATTTGAGATGGCACATGGGGGTACGATTTTCTTAGACGAAATTGGAGATATGCCTCTTTCAACACAGGTAAAATTACTCCGTGTATTACAGGATAAAACTTTTGAGCGAGTAGGAGGAAGTGAAACAATTCGCGTGAATGTCCGTATTATTGCGGCGACAAATCGCGATTTGGAAAAATTAGTTCAAGAAGGTAAATTTCGCGAAGATTTATACTATCGCTTAAATGTTTTCCCTATTTTTCTTCCACCTTTAAGAGAAAGAAAAACAGATATTTTGGAATTAGCCAATTACTTTGTTGAAAAATACAGTCGTGAGAATAATAAATATGTCCGTCGAATATCTACCCCTGCTATTGATATGCTTATGAGTTATCACTGGCCGGGCAATGTTCGTGAGTTAGAAAATATTATTGAGCGGGCTGTAATTTTAACTACCGATGATGTTATCCATGGACATTATTTGCCTCCTACGCTTCAGACAGCCGAAGCTTCCAATACAATAATGAAGGGAAAATTGGAGGAAACATTAGAACGCGTTGAACGAGAAATGATTATTGAAGCATTAAAAAATGCAAAAGGGAACAAAGCAAAGGCAGCGAGGGAATTAGGTATCACGGAAAGAATTATGGGTTTACGAGTGCAAAAACTTGGAATTGACCCAAAAAATTATAAACCACAAAGAACAAGCCGTTCATTAAAAATGCAGTAAATAGGAATAATATCTATGAGCGAATTTCGAGGCACAACAATTATTGCGGTTCGTCGTAATGGAACAGTTGCTATGGCTGGAGATGGACAGGTTACTCTGGGCGATACTATTGTTAAAGGAACAGCCATAAAAATAAGAAGATTGTATGGAGGGAAAATCCTCGCTGGATTTGCTGGCTCTGTTTCCGATGCTTTTGCTTTGTTTGAACGGTTCGAAGGGAAATTAGAAGAATATCGTGGAAATTTAACTCGTTCTGCTGTAGAGTTAGGAAAATTGTGGAGAACCGATAAATATCTAAGACAACTCAATGCTATGTTGATTGTGTGCAATAAAGAAGAAATATTATTAGTATCCGGAACAGGAGAAATTATAGAACCTGATGACGATATTCTTGCTATTGGTTCCGGGGCCGGTTTTGCTTTAACCGCAGCAAGGGCTCTAATGAAGTACACAAACTTATCTGCAGAGGAGATTGCTTTAGAGTCTTTGAAACTTGCTTCTCAAGTGTGTATATATACTAATGAAAATATAAAAGTTGAAGTTTTATAAAAATTTTTTCAAAAAAATTTTTGTTGTTATAAAAAGTAAGAAAAAACGACTTATATAAAACCCGCATAAATTGAGGCTAAAAATAATATTCAAAAAAAAGTAAAAAAAAATTTGCGTTTTAAATATAATTTTGTTCATTATCAAAATAATTACAATTGAATAGCGAACAAGAGGAAAGAGCAATGAACTGTATTCATTGCAAAAACTTTCCTCATAAAATAAAACAGTAGGAGATACAACATGGCCGCTGCAAAGAAACCCGCTGCAAAGAAAGCTCCGGCAAAGAAACCGGCTGCAAAGAAAGCTCCGGCAAAGAAAAAGTAGTTAACAAAAAGTGATGTTCAATACATCACAAAATGCTTTCTCTCCTGGCCTGCAATTAAAAATAATTGCAGGCCATATTATTTTTAGAGAAATGGAGTAATACAGTATGTTTCGTAATCGTGAAAAAGAGATATTATTAAAATGCTTGAACAAAGCTATACAAAATTCTGCTCCCGGGGCTGTTGCGTATGTAGGGAAAAATAATGAAGTATTGTTTTTTGATTGTGTCGGTAAATGTGCAATATTGCCTTCTGAAGAAGAAATGAGAAAAGATACTATTTTTGACCTTGCTTCTTTAACCAAAGTGATAGCCACAACGACTTCTGTTTTGCTTCTTTATCAACAAGGGAAAATAAATTTAAGTGACCCTGTTTCTAAATATATTTCTGTCCCTAATTTTAATAAATTTTCAATAAGACACCTATTAACCCACAGTTCTGGTTTAATCGGATATGAAGAATGGTATAAAGAAATTTTCTCATTTGAAGATATATTAATCAGACTTTCAAAAACAGAATTGTTATTTGAGCCCGGGACAAAACATTTATATTCCGATTTTGGGTTTATGCTTCTTGCCCACATTGTAGAATTGGTTAGTGGAGAACATTTCGACCAATTTTGTAAAAAAAACATATTTTTGAAATTAAATATGAATACCACTTTTTTTAATGTTCCAGAGGAGTATAAAAATAGATGTGCCCCTACAGAAAAATGTGTGTGGCGAAACCAAATAATGCGTGGTGAGGTCCACGATGAACATGCATACGCAATAGGAGGAGTGGCAGGGCATGCAGGATTGTTCTCAACAGCAGAAGATTTATCCCAATTTTGTAGAGGGATAATGAATGGATATATTCTTGAACATGATGTAATTGAGGAAATGGCTACATGCAGAATAATTCCTAACTATCCATGGCAGGTATTAGGCTGGAAAACAGACCCGTTTTGGGAAAGTATTGAAGGACAACTTCCCTTCCGTTCTGCTTTAGGACACACGGGTTTTACAGGTACCTGTATGTGGTGGGATAGAAAGTCAGGGTATTATGCAATCTTATTGAGTAATTCGTGCCATCCCAGCAGGAAGACACGAGACAATCGAAAACTTAGAAAAACTTTTTATAATTCGGTTGCATTATTGATAGCCCCGGAGAAGATAAATGTTCATTGTGGAATAGATGTTTTACTTCGAGATGATTTTAAACCAATAAAAAATTCTTCCGTTACTTTATTTACAAACACTTCAGCAAGGGACATTCTTGGACACACTACATTGGATATATTTTCAACAACTGAGAATATAAAATTAAAATACATTATTTCTGCTGAGCATGGTTTGCAACTAAGTGAAGAGGCAGGTAAATCCGATAAGCAGAGACAATGGAAAGATAAACAAATTATAGATATATATGCTGAAAACACAAGTATTGATTGGCAACGAATATTAAAACAGATAGATTGGGTAGTAATAGATATACAGGATATCGGAAGTAGATACTATACCTATATTTATTCGTTATCACAATTAATGAAAATCTGCAATCAATATCATAAAAAAATGATAATATTAGACCGACCCAATCCTTTAGGAGGTGAAATCATAGAAGGTTTCTTACCCGACAAAGAATACTTAGGAGAAGTATGTTGGGGGAATGTCCCCATTCGTCATGGACTTACTATAGGTGAATCTGCATTATACTTAAAACAGACTAATGCTAAACTAAAATCTTTAGAATTATATGTAATTAAAATGGACGGATGGTTTTATGATTTACAATATCCCAATCTGGATTTACAATGGTTTTCACCTTCTCCGAATATTCCATCATTTGAATCAGCGTTATGTTATGTTGGGACATGTTTATTTGAGGGGACAAATATTAGTGAAGGACGAGGAACGCAAAATCCATTTCAAATAATTGGTGCCCCGTGGTTAAATTCCAATTTAATATTATCATCTCTTTCAGAAAATTTTAAGAAAGGTTTTGATATAAAGCCATGTTCATTCAAACCCATGGCTGTTCTTGGTAAGGCAACAAATCCCAAATATGTAAACGAATTATGCAATGGTTTATACCTTGAAGTAAAAGATTTTAATCAGGCAAGACCTTTTATGTTAACTTTAGAATTACTTCGATTAATTAAACTACATCATTCGGAACATTTTGAATTCAACAATCATTTCGAAAAACTTTCAGGCACTTCTTTTTTAAAAGCCGTGATAGAAGAAAAAAAATTAGAATATAATCTAGATAAAGAAAATAAAGTTCAGAAATATCTCGCTTCCCGACCTTATTTATACACAAAATATACAGATGAAAGGAAATCTATTGAGAATATATAAAACAAGGACAAAATTTAGATGATATTCAGTAATGCATCTAACATTCGGTCTGTTACTGTAATAATCCTTGTAGATGCTTCAAAAGCCCTTTGAAATAGCATTAAATTTGTAACCTCTTCATCCAGATTTACACCGGAGACTTCCTGCCTGCGTCGGTTAAAATCGTTTATAAACGAACGCTCCATTTCTAACACATCTGAATTGGCTCTTGCATTTATACCTATCTGGACAATCATGGATTGATAATATTCATCGGCGGTTTGAGTGCTATCTGAAAGTATGCGTTGGGATCTTAATTTAGCCATTGCTAAACTGGCGGTGTTATCTCCTGTTTCGTTGATGTTCGTACTATAACCAGAACTAATAAGGCGAGGATTGTTTATCAAATCTTGATTAACAGAAAGGGTACTTGCAGTATATCCTGTAAAGAAAGGATTCATTCCTATGGCAACAAGAACGCCTGATGTATCATTAGCAAATCGAAAAGAATATCCACTCGAAGGTGTTATTGTTAAGTACCCATCAGGGTCAATAGATGCAGTAAAAAAAGGATTAGCATTAATTTGATTGGCAATATCTGTTAATGAGGTAGAGTTCGCAGAAATGGTAACATTAAGGTTTGTTGCAATATTTCCGGAACTATCGTAAGCCAGCAATTGGAAAGAGCCATCATTAATAGAATAGGGGAGATTATTACTTGATAATGAAGCACTGGCATTAGGCACAGAAATAGTAGAACGAATTGCCCCACTGTATAATTCCAGTCCTCTACCCTGACTGTGAATACTATTTATAGAACCCGCAACGACTCTCGCTATTTCATTTAATTGTTCTTTTATACTTCTTAACTCTGTATCGCGAATATATAATAACCCCGCGAGAGAGCCATCAGATATTATGGCTTTTTCTTGATTATCCGAAAAGACAACAGAAAGAAAATCGGGACGTGTAGGGTCAATAGTAGTATCTACAACTGTGCTTAGAGTTCGATATTTCGTCCCGCCTACGATTTCAACCCCGCCCAACAGAACATCAATCTGTCCATCATCCCGTTCTCTTGAGGTAATGGAAACAATTTTAGAAAGTTGGTCAACAAGTAAGTCTCTGTCATCTCTCAAATCATTTGCAGATTTCCCTGCTATTTCCGTATCCCGTATTGTTTTATTCATTTCTACAATTCTCGTAATAAGAGAATTAATTTCCGGTATGGTATTCCGAATCTCCTCATTGGCATTACTTTCCAATAGGTAGACCTGTCTCGCAACTTCATTTAAGGATTGTGCAAGTGCTTCTCCTTCCTGAAGCAATGAAACACGGACAGGGGTCTCTTCTACATTATTAGCAAAATCCTGGAGGGCATCGAAAAATCTTGATAAATGGGCACTAAATCCCGTATCCCCCGGTTCCTGAAAAATATCCTGAATTCGCACGAAATAATTTGCAATAGTCTCGGTTCTCCCAAGGGCAGGGTTTTGTTCACGATAAATCTGGTCTAAAAATGTTTCCCGAATTCTTCGAATATCAGATATCGCAGGACCCCGACCAATAGCCCCATAAGGCCTATAATTAGGCAAACGGGTTGTTACCTCTACCCGTTGCCTCGAATAGCCTTCTTTATTCACATTAGCGATATTATGACCTGCTACATCCAGTTGAACCTGCGATACCAACATTCCTGCTCGTGCTATATCTAACGCACTAAATAATGTTCCCACAGATTTCTCCTTGTAAAAACGAATTACCAATTATTTGGTTTAGAAATAGCAATTCTTATACCAATTATCGGCAAAAAAATAAATAACTTAATTGCTAAGACTTTTTGTATCTACTGTTCTGATTGAAAAATTAAAACAGGAAAAAATTTTCCTGATAGTGGAAAAAATGACCTTATGTAAAACACAAGAATTATCTATTTGAAGAATATCATCCTGTAAATTTATTATTTATAGAATAGTTAAACAAAAGGGAATAATGATTATGAATATTCAGGATTTATTTGACCTTGTGATACAAGAGAAGGCTTCTGACCTTATTATTAGTGCAGGGGCTCCTCCTATATTAAGAGTTAATGGACAATTGTATCGAACACGAACAGATACCCTTACTCCAGAAGCAACCGAAAAGATGATTTTCAGTTTTCTTACTAAAGAACAAAAAGAACAATTTAAGCAAGAAAAAGAATTGGATTTTTCCTTAGCGGTGGGGAGAAAGCACCGCTTCCGTGTTAATGTTTATTATCAACGGCAGTGTGTAACTGCTGCCTTGCGTCCCATCCCCGAAAAAATACCTTCCTTGAGCGAATTAGGTCTTCCCGATAGTATTAAAGATTTAGCATTTGCACGGCAGGGACTTGTGTTAGTAACAGGACCTACAGGAAGTGGAAAGACGACTACACTGGCTTCTCTTATTGATATTATTAATAATCAGCGGGCATGCCATATAATCACCATAGAAGACCCTATTGAATATGTCCATAATCACAAAAAGAGCATTGTTGACCAACGCGAAATTGGCGGAGATACAATTAGTTTTGTCCGTGCCTTAAAATATGTTCTACGACAGGCTCCTGATGTAATTCTTATAGGTGAGATGAGAGACCTCGAAACTATCCAGTCAGCACTCACAGCCTCCGAGACAGGTCATCTTGTTTTTGCAACGCTACATACAAATGATGCTATTCAAACTATTGACCGCATTATTGATGTTTTTCCGGCTGGGCAACAACAGCAAATTCGATTTCAATTATCAATGGTTTTATTAGCAGTTATTTCACAGCGACTTTTACCAAGAAAAGGTGGAGAAGGTAGAGTTCTCAGTTATGAAATACTACGTGTCAATAATGCTATATCTAACCTTATTCGCGAAGGGAAAAATTACCAGATATATAGCGTGCTGGAAACCAATTTTAAAGAAGGGATGGTAACATTTGACCGATGTTTGAAAGAATTATATTTAGAGGGACTTATTTCGTATGAAGATGCTATTGCTAATATGAAAAATCCATCGGAATTAAAAGAGTCCATATCATAAAAGACTATCAAGTATCTTTGTGCAATTCATGAATTATTTCTGTAATAAGAGCTGTCCAGCCTGTTTGATGACTGGCACCAATCCCTTCACCAGTATCTCCATTGAAATACTCAAAGAAGAGATAATAATTATTCCACAGAGGATTATCTTTAAAGTATCTGGAAAAACCTAAAGAAGGAATTTCTCCACGGGAATTAGGAACAAACAAATTTCGAAGCCGTTGTCTGATTTCTTGGGCTATGTCCTTAAAAGTCATATTCCTTTTCCAACAAGGTACTGAAATTTTTAAATCTCCATATATGCTCCCCCATTTATCCATACTATCTAAAAACAGATAGTTGAGTGGGAACCAGATAGGACCAAACCAATTGGTATTTCCTCCAAACATTTTGGATTCCAACTCTCCAGGACAATATTTTATTTCAATCCGTTGCCTTGATGTGTGGATGTATATAGGTTTTTCATGATGGTATCGCGATAAAGAACGAAGACCAAAAGGAGATAAAAATTCAGATTCGTTTAATGCATAATTAATTAAAGCATTTCTTTGTTGTTCTGTAATGCAAGATAAAAATATAGAATCATTTCCTGTTTGTGAATCTTTATATCTTTTGTAAAAAGAATCCGTAAGTATTTTAGATTTAATAAGTTTCTCAACTTCTGCTGAAAGTTCAGGTAGAGCATATACAGGTAAACGGGCTACTCCAAAAAGAGGAACAAGACCTGAAAAAGAACGGATAGGATATTGAGATTTTTCTCCTTCTATGTTGAGTATCGGATAAAAAAATGAATCGCTTTCATGCCATAAGTAAGGAGGCTCATTATTCTGTAAGATTTCCGTTGCCTTAATAAAATGATGCAAAAGTCGTATGGCTATTTTTTCAAAATAGGGAAACATTAG contains:
- the nifA gene encoding nif-specific transcriptional activator NifA encodes the protein MKEKTDRAVEELKLLLEISEILDRSYDLREELYPVLRAISNHTGMLRGTITLLDKDRGELRIEAAYGLSGEELERGVYKVGEGIIGKVAQMGRPMVISKISAEPMFLNKTGSRKNLQKEEISYICVPIKIENLVLGTLSADRIYSDDVSLDEDLRVLTIIASMIARAVRLRLKNEQEREALLLENARLQEELKKRFRPSNMIGSSGAMQKVYDLIQQVSMTEATVLIRGESGTGKELVAYAIHFNSHRASGPFIKVNCSALPETVVESELFGHEKGAFTGAYQQRKGRFEMAHGGTIFLDEIGDMPLSTQVKLLRVLQDKTFERVGGSETIRVNVRIIAATNRDLEKLVQEGKFREDLYYRLNVFPIFLPPLRERKTDILELANYFVEKYSRENNKYVRRISTPAIDMLMSYHWPGNVRELENIIERAVILTTDDVIHGHYLPPTLQTAEASNTIMKGKLEETLERVEREMIIEALKNAKGNKAKAARELGITERIMGLRVQKLGIDPKNYKPQRTSRSLKMQ
- the hslV gene encoding ATP-dependent protease subunit HslV; translated protein: MSEFRGTTIIAVRRNGTVAMAGDGQVTLGDTIVKGTAIKIRRLYGGKILAGFAGSVSDAFALFERFEGKLEEYRGNLTRSAVELGKLWRTDKYLRQLNAMLIVCNKEEILLVSGTGEIIEPDDDILAIGSGAGFALTAARALMKYTNLSAEEIALESLKLASQVCIYTNENIKVEVL
- a CDS encoding DUF1343 domain-containing protein — protein: MFRNREKEILLKCLNKAIQNSAPGAVAYVGKNNEVLFFDCVGKCAILPSEEEMRKDTIFDLASLTKVIATTTSVLLLYQQGKINLSDPVSKYISVPNFNKFSIRHLLTHSSGLIGYEEWYKEIFSFEDILIRLSKTELLFEPGTKHLYSDFGFMLLAHIVELVSGEHFDQFCKKNIFLKLNMNTTFFNVPEEYKNRCAPTEKCVWRNQIMRGEVHDEHAYAIGGVAGHAGLFSTAEDLSQFCRGIMNGYILEHDVIEEMATCRIIPNYPWQVLGWKTDPFWESIEGQLPFRSALGHTGFTGTCMWWDRKSGYYAILLSNSCHPSRKTRDNRKLRKTFYNSVALLIAPEKINVHCGIDVLLRDDFKPIKNSSVTLFTNTSARDILGHTTLDIFSTTENIKLKYIISAEHGLQLSEEAGKSDKQRQWKDKQIIDIYAENTSIDWQRILKQIDWVVIDIQDIGSRYYTYIYSLSQLMKICNQYHKKMIILDRPNPLGGEIIEGFLPDKEYLGEVCWGNVPIRHGLTIGESALYLKQTNAKLKSLELYVIKMDGWFYDLQYPNLDLQWFSPSPNIPSFESALCYVGTCLFEGTNISEGRGTQNPFQIIGAPWLNSNLILSSLSENFKKGFDIKPCSFKPMAVLGKATNPKYVNELCNGLYLEVKDFNQARPFMLTLELLRLIKLHHSEHFEFNNHFEKLSGTSFLKAVIEEKKLEYNLDKENKVQKYLASRPYLYTKYTDERKSIENI
- the flgK gene encoding flagellar hook-associated protein FlgK, whose amino-acid sequence is MGTLFSALDIARAGMLVSQVQLDVAGHNIANVNKEGYSRQRVEVTTRLPNYRPYGAIGRGPAISDIRRIRETFLDQIYREQNPALGRTETIANYFVRIQDIFQEPGDTGFSAHLSRFFDALQDFANNVEETPVRVSLLQEGEALAQSLNEVARQVYLLESNANEEIRNTIPEINSLITRIVEMNKTIRDTEIAGKSANDLRDDRDLLVDQLSKIVSITSRERDDGQIDVLLGGVEIVGGTKYRTLSTVVDTTIDPTRPDFLSVVFSDNQEKAIISDGSLAGLLYIRDTELRSIKEQLNEIARVVAGSINSIHSQGRGLELYSGAIRSTISVPNASASLSSNNLPYSINDGSFQLLAYDSSGNIATNLNVTISANSTSLTDIANQINANPFFTASIDPDGYLTITPSSGYSFRFANDTSGVLVAIGMNPFFTGYTASTLSVNQDLINNPRLISSGYSTNINETGDNTASLAMAKLRSQRILSDSTQTADEYYQSMIVQIGINARANSDVLEMERSFINDFNRRRQEVSGVNLDEEVTNLMLFQRAFEASTRIITVTDRMLDALLNII
- a CDS encoding type IV pilus twitching motility protein PilT, which produces MNIQDLFDLVIQEKASDLIISAGAPPILRVNGQLYRTRTDTLTPEATEKMIFSFLTKEQKEQFKQEKELDFSLAVGRKHRFRVNVYYQRQCVTAALRPIPEKIPSLSELGLPDSIKDLAFARQGLVLVTGPTGSGKTTTLASLIDIINNQRACHIITIEDPIEYVHNHKKSIVDQREIGGDTISFVRALKYVLRQAPDVILIGEMRDLETIQSALTASETGHLVFATLHTNDAIQTIDRIIDVFPAGQQQQIRFQLSMVLLAVISQRLLPRKGGEGRVLSYEILRVNNAISNLIREGKNYQIYSVLETNFKEGMVTFDRCLKELYLEGLISYEDAIANMKNPSELKESIS